From the genome of Flavobacterium ovatum, one region includes:
- a CDS encoding DUF6565 domain-containing protein — protein sequence MLFILSLSSCQSFKKDNFLNSFESFVNDVELNSKNYNKKEWADSDKEYYAYVEIKYPEFRETMTDAEINTTNVLIGKYQALKIKSEILNIKQGLNDILDQASSFANEIVSDTTSNNK from the coding sequence TTGCTTTTTATTTTAAGCCTTTCATCATGTCAATCTTTCAAGAAAGATAATTTTTTGAACAGCTTTGAATCATTTGTTAACGATGTTGAATTGAATAGTAAAAATTACAATAAAAAAGAATGGGCAGATTCAGATAAAGAATATTATGCTTATGTCGAAATAAAATATCCTGAATTTAGAGAGACCATGACTGATGCGGAAATAAATACGACAAATGTATTAATAGGGAAATATCAGGCGCTAAAAATCAAATCAGAGATATTGAATATTAAACAAGGTTTAAATGATATTTTGGATCAAGCATCATCTTTTGCAAATGAAATCGTATCTGACACAACTTCAAATAATAAATAA
- a CDS encoding HTH domain-containing protein: MDIRIIIRIHNCIKSSLTGTPGELSQRLEVSERTLYNYISFMKNDLKAPIQFCKIKRTYEYKGECYLKFEHK, from the coding sequence ATGGATATTAGAATCATTATAAGAATACACAATTGCATAAAGAGCAGTTTAACTGGTACTCCTGGTGAACTTAGTCAAAGACTGGAAGTTTCTGAGCGCACTTTATACAATTATATTTCTTTTATGAAGAACGACTTAAAAGCACCTATACAATTTTGTAAGATTAAAAGAACCTATGAGTATAAAGGAGAGTGTTATTTAAAATTTGAGCATAAATAA
- a CDS encoding response regulator produces the protein MFTKVLIADDIDFNDVGAAQILNELEVLEVQYAKYCDEALLKIKKAHQDNNPFQLLISDLSFKADHQVNKLNSGEELIQAVKELFPEIKIIAFSIEDRPHKIKGLFDDLNIDGYVLKGRNTIYDLKVAVQKTFNNEPDNISPELLYLMQDKTTSEINQYDIVLLKKLSLGISQEGMEAVLKQEGITPNSKSSIEKHINKLKIYFKANNATHLVAIAKDLGVI, from the coding sequence ATGTTTACAAAAGTTTTAATTGCAGATGATATTGATTTCAATGATGTAGGTGCCGCCCAAATTCTAAACGAATTAGAGGTACTCGAAGTACAATATGCCAAATATTGTGACGAAGCCTTGCTGAAAATAAAAAAAGCACATCAAGATAATAATCCGTTTCAATTGCTCATCTCCGATTTGTCTTTCAAGGCAGATCATCAAGTCAACAAACTAAACTCAGGTGAGGAATTGATTCAAGCAGTCAAAGAACTCTTTCCAGAGATTAAAATAATTGCATTTTCTATCGAAGATCGTCCACATAAAATAAAAGGACTTTTTGATGATCTCAATATCGATGGCTATGTACTAAAAGGTCGCAATACTATTTATGATCTTAAAGTAGCAGTTCAAAAAACTTTTAACAATGAACCCGATAACATTTCGCCTGAATTGTTATACCTCATGCAAGACAAAACCACCAGCGAAATCAACCAATACGATATTGTACTCCTCAAAAAACTCTCTTTGGGCATCAGCCAAGAAGGTATGGAAGCCGTTTTAAAACAAGAAGGCATCACTCCAAATAGCAAGAGCTCCATCGAGAAACACATCAATAAACTCAAAATATACTTTAAGGCCAACAACGCCACCCATCTAGTAGCCATTGCCAAAGATTTAGGCGTCATATAA